One Hordeum vulgare subsp. vulgare chromosome 4H, MorexV3_pseudomolecules_assembly, whole genome shotgun sequence DNA window includes the following coding sequences:
- the LOC123450677 gene encoding cytochrome P450 86B1-like, with the protein MWDPGVRGASRRIRERRRDDNLPRERATSADSNADGSDAADLLTRYLACQDEIGKDGREFDRFLRDTTLNLMIAGRDTTSSALTWFFWLLSNNPDVETKVLAELRENLPSSGGGGGHHPSAADLKRLAYLHAALSESLRLYPPVLFEHKAGAQPDTLPSGPAVRPWRRVIVSFYSMGRMEAVWGKDCLEFRPERWLTAAGRLRPEPSYKFVAFNLGPRTCIGKELAFTQMKAVVAAVLPRFRVEVAPGAPAVKPKLSIILHMKDGLKVRVYKRQGGASQGYVRT; encoded by the coding sequence ATGTGGGATCCAGGTGTCCGCGGCGCATCTCGCCGGATCCGTGAAAGGCGACGGGACGACAACTTACCGCGAGAGCGCGCGACCAGTGCCGACAGCAACGCCGACGGGAGCGACGCCGCCGACCTTCTCACGCGGTACCTTGCATGCCAAGACGAGATAGGAAAGGACGGAAGGGAGTTCGATCGGTTCCTGCGCGACACGACGCTGAACCTCATGATCGCCGGCCGCGACACGACGAGCTCCGCCCTGACATGGTTCTTCTGGCTGCTCTCCAACAACCCGGACGTCGAGACCAAGGTCCTCGCCGAGCTCCGTGAGAACCTGCCGTcttcaggcggcggcggcggccatcaCCCCAGCGCCGCCGATCTGAAGCGCCTGGCGTACCTGCACGCGGCGCTGTCGGAGTCGCTCCGGCTGTACCCGCCGGTGTTGTTCGAGCACAAGGCGGGAGCGCAGCCAGACACGCTGCCGAGCGGGCCGGCCGTGCGGCCGTGGAGGAGGGTGATTGTGTCCTTCTACTCGATGGGACGCATGGAGGCCGTGTGGGGCAAGGACTGCCTGGAGTTCCGGCCGGAGCGGTGGCTGACGGCGGCGGGGCGGCTCCGGCCCGAGCCGTCGTACAAGTTCGTGGCGTTCAACTTGGGGCCCCGTACGTGCATCGGCAAGGAGCTGGCGTTCACGCAGATGAAGGCCGTCGTGGCCGCCGTCCTGCCGCGGTTCCGGGTGGAGGTCGCACCCGGTGCCCCCGCGGTGAAGCCCAAGCTGTCCATCATACTCCACATGAAGGACGGGCTCAAGGTGAGGGTTTACAAGAGGCAAGGCGGTGCTAGCCAGGGCTACGTACGTACGTAA